The sequence below is a genomic window from Patescibacteria group bacterium.
AATTAAAGCAAAATCCATCTCTTCCCATTCATCATCATTTTGAGATAGGTTCCAAGCAGGGGTACCCTCCACGACCGCGAGATTAACTTCACCCCATTTTTTATTATCTTGCGCTAAGCGCCAATTAATAATTTGAATTTTTTCTAATAAATCTGAAAACTTTTCTCGAAAATTAAGCATTTCTAATTCGCAACCTTCGCAATCAGTTAGATCGAAAATTCCTACCTTAATATTGTTCAGCATTTAAACCTCAAAAGATTATTAAATAAATTACCCTAAAAATCATTCGCGATTTCGCTATATTGAAAAACTGGTCCATCTAAACAAGTATACTTTTTGCCCAGGGTGCAGTGTTGACACTTACCTACCCCGCATTTCATTTTCGCTTCCATGGAAACTAAAATTTGCTCAGGTTTTATATCTAATTTTGCTAAAGCCTCAGCGTTGTTTTGATACATTAGGACTGGTCCGCACATTACTACCGCGGTGTTTTGAGGGTTGACTTTGATTTGGTCGCGATGGCATAATCCAGTCACAAAACCAGTCTTGCCTTCCCAGTTAGCATCTTTTTCTTCAACGCAAAGTTCTATATTTATTTTTTTCTGCCATTTTGTATAATGATTTCGAAATAGTAGCTGCGAAGTGGTTTTTGCACCGTATAATAAATAAATTTGATTAAAACTGCGTCGATTTCTGAGTAAAAACTCAATTAATGATGCTAAGGGTGCAATTCCCATACCGCCAGCGACTAATATCAA
It includes:
- a CDS encoding FAD/NAD(P)-binding protein; protein product: MKKITNQYLGNRAKLISIKKQAEGINLYTFNLPGFSFIPGQFVMLSLPGFGEAPFAPCSDPAKSNQFQLSIRRVGIVTTALEKLQKYDFVDIRGPFGNGFPLKKLSKKDLILVAGGMGIAPLASLIEFLLRNRRSFNQIYLLYGAKTTSQLLFRNHYTKWQKKINIELCVEEKDANWEGKTGFVTGLCHRDQIKVNPQNTAVVMCGPVLMYQNNAEALAKLDIKPEQILVSMEAKMKCGVGKCQHCTLGKKYTCLDGPVFQYSEIANDF